One stretch of Pradoshia sp. D12 DNA includes these proteins:
- the hisJ gene encoding histidinol-phosphatase HisJ, with amino-acid sequence MKFKDGHVHTPYCPHGTDEPVFAYIEKAIALGYEEITFTEHAPLPKGFIDPAPTRDSSIQMDQLFTYIEEIRRCKEKYKAKVAINIGLEVDYIDGWEQETTEFLNEIGPYLDDSILSVHFLKNQNDWYCLDYSETEFGHMIEQYQSVDQLYKAYYHTLQKSIISDLGTFKPKRVGHISLITKFQKKYPSNAPLESYLLPILSLIKERGYELDLNTAGLFKPLCGETYPPIPFIQAAIKMGIPLCYGSDAHHPEDLGRGLDVLKTKILTNE; translated from the coding sequence ATGAAATTTAAGGACGGACATGTACATACCCCATATTGTCCGCACGGAACAGATGAACCCGTTTTTGCTTATATTGAAAAAGCGATAGCGCTGGGGTACGAAGAAATCACCTTTACCGAACACGCTCCTTTACCAAAAGGGTTTATTGATCCGGCTCCAACACGGGATAGTTCCATACAAATGGATCAGTTATTCACATATATAGAGGAAATAAGGCGTTGTAAAGAGAAGTATAAGGCGAAGGTTGCTATTAATATTGGTTTGGAAGTGGATTATATAGATGGCTGGGAACAGGAAACAACAGAATTCCTGAATGAAATTGGCCCTTATTTGGATGACTCGATTCTGTCGGTTCACTTTTTAAAGAATCAAAACGACTGGTATTGCCTGGATTATAGTGAAACAGAATTCGGTCATATGATAGAACAATACCAATCTGTTGATCAACTATATAAGGCTTATTACCATACCCTTCAAAAATCGATTATAAGTGATTTGGGGACATTTAAGCCCAAACGGGTAGGCCATATTTCTCTAATTACAAAATTCCAGAAAAAGTATCCAAGCAATGCCCCATTAGAATCCTATTTACTACCAATACTTTCATTAATAAAAGAACGTGGGTATGAACTGGATTTAAACACGGCCGGCCTTTTTAAACCCTTGTGCGGTGAGACGTACCCTCCCATCCCCTTTATTCAGGCAGCCATAAAAATGGGGATCCCTCTCTGTTATGGATCTGACGCTCACCATCCGGAAGATCTTGGAAGAGGATTAGATGTACTAAAAACAAAAATCTTAACAAACGAATAA